In Candidatus Sulfurimonas marisnigri, a single genomic region encodes these proteins:
- a CDS encoding cytidylyltransferase domain-containing protein — translation MSKVLCTICARGGSKGVKNKNIKEINGKPLIAYTIGQAKDSGLFEHIVISTDSDDIANIAKQYGAEVFFKRSAEIASDIAGKLDVIRDAFVRSEKYYNKQFDYLIDLDATAPLRNVDDIIKSFNQFLENNNDNLITAMPSRRSPYFNLVEVDSVGKVSLSKQLDNSIVRRQDAPKSYDMNASIYIWKRDSILNDKSLFLENTGLYVMPEERSIDIDTELDYKFVEFLMRENDVKR, via the coding sequence ATGAGTAAGGTTTTATGTACAATTTGTGCAAGAGGTGGAAGCAAAGGCGTTAAAAACAAAAATATTAAAGAGATTAATGGTAAGCCACTTATAGCCTACACAATAGGGCAAGCTAAAGACTCAGGACTTTTTGAACATATCGTCATTAGTACAGATTCAGATGACATTGCAAATATAGCTAAACAATATGGCGCAGAAGTGTTTTTTAAAAGAAGCGCAGAAATTGCAAGTGATATTGCCGGAAAATTGGATGTAATCAGAGATGCATTTGTGAGAAGTGAGAAATATTATAATAAACAATTTGATTACCTTATAGATTTAGATGCAACTGCACCACTGAGAAATGTTGATGATATCATCAAGTCCTTTAATCAATTTTTAGAAAATAATAATGATAATCTAATAACAGCTATGCCAAGTAGAAGAAGTCCCTATTTTAATCTCGTAGAAGTTGATAGTGTTGGAAAAGTAAGTTTATCAAAGCAGTTAGATAATTCAATTGTAAGAAGACAAGATGCTCCTAAAAGTTATGATATGAATGCTTCTATTTATATTTGGAAGCGAGATAGTATTTTAAATGATAAGTCATTGTTTTTAGAAAATACAGGACTTTATGTTATGCCAGAAGAGAGGTCAATAGATATTGATACTG
- a CDS encoding PIG-L deacetylase family protein → MIETLSETEFAPSTKEDSFIPNVFVDISEFMNKKIEIMKVFESEIAEHPFPRSERNLRALATLRGATCGYEYAESFVLLKEIR, encoded by the coding sequence ATGATAGAAACTTTAAGTGAAACAGAATTTGCGCCATCCACAAAAGAAGATAGTTTTATCCCTAATGTATTTGTAGATATAAGTGAGTTTATGAATAAAAAGATAGAAATTATGAAAGTGTTTGAAAGTGAAATAGCTGAACATCCGTTTCCTCGAAGCGAGAGAAATCTTAGAGCATTGGCAACTTTAAGAGGTGCAACATGTGGATATGAGTACGCTGAGAGTTTTGTTCTTTTGAAGGAAATCAGATGA
- a CDS encoding Gfo/Idh/MocA family protein, giving the protein MKVLIIGYGSIGRRHEEVLSSFHETESIDIVTKQSIDNKKTFNDVNQVNDLKLYDYFVIASETHKHYEQLKYLETNVTDKIIFCEKPLFEITKDLKIERNQVFVGYVLRFHPMLQKLKSFLQNEKVLSVNVNCGQYLPTWRQNIDYRNSYSAKKDEGGGVLLDLSHEIDYIQWLFGTMKEMKSYQLKISDLEIETDDLTTLIGKTDREVIVNLSIDYISKITYRKMLIHTLNDTYELDFIKNTLIQKDKIGLEQVYTFSNLERNYMFEQMHRSILSHKKSVCSYNEGLKVMNTISIIQEQNK; this is encoded by the coding sequence TTGAAAGTATTAATCATCGGCTATGGCTCTATTGGACGAAGACATGAAGAAGTTTTGTCGTCTTTTCATGAGACAGAGTCCATAGATATTGTTACAAAGCAAAGTATTGACAATAAAAAAACTTTTAATGATGTCAATCAAGTAAATGACCTAAAATTATATGATTATTTTGTAATAGCTTCAGAGACTCATAAGCATTATGAGCAATTGAAATATTTAGAAACAAATGTAACAGACAAAATTATATTTTGCGAAAAACCTCTTTTTGAAATTACTAAAGATTTAAAAATAGAAAGAAATCAAGTTTTTGTAGGTTATGTTCTTAGATTTCATCCAATGCTTCAAAAGTTAAAAAGTTTTTTACAAAACGAAAAAGTTTTAAGCGTAAATGTTAATTGTGGACAATATTTACCAACTTGGAGACAAAATATAGATTATCGAAATTCTTATAGTGCAAAAAAAGATGAAGGTGGTGGTGTTCTTTTAGATTTAAGTCATGAAATAGACTATATTCAATGGTTGTTCGGGACAATGAAAGAAATGAAAAGCTACCAGTTGAAAATTTCTGACTTAGAAATAGAGACCGATGATTTAACTACTTTAATAGGAAAAACAGATAGAGAAGTTATTGTTAATTTATCAATAGATTATATAAGTAAAATTACATATAGAAAAATGTTAATTCATACTTTAAATGATACTTATGAGTTAGACTTTATTAAAAACACTTTGATACAAAAAGATAAAATTGGATTAGAACAAGTTTATACCTTTTCAAATCTAGAAAGAAATTATATGTTTGAACAAATGCATAGATCAATTTTAAGTCATAAAAAAAGTGTATGTAGTTACAATGAAGGACTTAAAGTTATGAATACAATATCAATAATTCAGGAACAAAACAAATGA
- a CDS encoding nucleotidyltransferase family protein, with amino-acid sequence MKNYKNILLNSSSSIREALKIIDSGAMKIGIVVDENEKLIGTLTDGDIRRGLLNNLSLDDIIESIIFRTPTVCKIEDTKEKILEIAVEKKLYQIPIVDNDGKLVGIEEVDELLKPKHKNNKVVLMVGGLGTRLRPLTDKTPKPMLKVGDKPILETIILNFKKYGFSKIILSVSYKSEIIENYFGDGSKFGVNIEYVHEEKRMGTAGALSLIREKLSEPFFVMNGDLLTNINFEHMMDYHVSNSSTATMGVREYDFQVPYGVVNVDGINIKSIEEKPVHNFYVSAGVYVLDSKVLDYIPENEFFDMPTLFEKVIESKMKSISFPIREYWLDIGRMEEFEKANNEYHEVF; translated from the coding sequence ATGAAAAACTACAAAAATATTTTACTAAATTCAAGTTCTAGCATAAGAGAAGCATTAAAAATCATAGATAGTGGAGCCATGAAGATAGGTATTGTAGTAGATGAAAATGAAAAACTTATCGGTACGCTTACAGATGGGGATATAAGAAGAGGTCTTTTGAATAATCTTTCTTTAGACGATATTATTGAAAGTATTATTTTTAGAACACCAACAGTTTGTAAAATTGAGGATACAAAAGAAAAAATACTTGAAATAGCTGTAGAGAAAAAACTTTATCAAATACCGATTGTAGATAACGATGGAAAGCTGGTAGGCATTGAAGAAGTTGATGAGCTTTTAAAACCTAAACACAAAAATAATAAAGTTGTACTAATGGTTGGTGGACTTGGCACAAGACTTAGACCTCTTACTGATAAAACTCCAAAACCTATGTTAAAAGTTGGAGATAAGCCAATACTTGAAACTATAATACTAAACTTTAAAAAATATGGATTTTCAAAGATAATTCTTAGTGTTAGCTATAAGTCAGAAATTATAGAAAATTATTTCGGTGATGGTTCGAAATTTGGTGTTAATATAGAATATGTTCATGAAGAAAAGAGAATGGGAACAGCTGGTGCATTGAGTCTTATAAGGGAAAAATTAAGTGAGCCATTTTTTGTGATGAATGGAGATTTATTAACAAATATTAACTTTGAGCATATGATGGATTATCATGTGTCAAACAGCTCAACAGCAACTATGGGCGTAAGAGAATATGACTTTCAAGTTCCCTATGGTGTTGTTAATGTAGATGGGATAAATATTAAAAGTATAGAAGAGAAACCGGTGCATAACTTTTATGTAAGTGCTGGAGTGTATGTACTGGATAGTAAAGTTTTAGATTATATACCGGAAAATGAGTTTTTTGATATGCCAACACTATTTGAAAAAGTTATAGAAAGTAAAATGAAAAGTATATCATTTCCTATACGAGAATATTGGCTAGATATTGGGAGAATGGAAGAATTTGAAAAAGCTAATAATGAATATCATGAGGTGTTTTGA
- a CDS encoding PIG-L deacetylase family protein: MNKVLIIAVHPDDETLGCGGTLLKHKANGDEIHWVIATDIKESEGFKKEVVIKRKQEIDKVKSLYDFNSLHNLELSTMRVDEYNMSDLISRISKIINEVKPSVIYLPFKGDVHSDHRKIFEASYSCTKSFRYPFIKKIYDRNFK; encoded by the coding sequence ATGAATAAAGTATTAATAATCGCTGTTCATCCAGATGATGAAACTCTAGGTTGTGGCGGGACACTTCTTAAGCATAAAGCTAATGGAGATGAAATACATTGGGTTATAGCAACAGATATTAAAGAATCAGAAGGCTTTAAAAAAGAAGTAGTTATTAAAAGAAAGCAAGAGATTGATAAAGTTAAATCTCTTTATGATTTCAATTCACTTCATAACCTAGAGTTATCAACTATGCGTGTTGATGAGTATAATATGAGTGACTTGATTAGTAGAATTTCAAAAATTATAAATGAAGTAAAACCAAGTGTAATATATCTACCTTTTAAAGGTGATGTTCATAGCGACCATAGAAAAATTTTTGAAGCAAGTTATAGTTGTACAAAATCTTTTAGATATCCATTTATCAAAAAAATATATGATAGAAACTTTAAGTGA
- a CDS encoding formyltransferase family protein, translating into MKILFIGTVEFSLRTLEKLLFLNSEIVGVCTKRTSAFNSDYANLAPTCVVNNIPYMYIDDINAKETIIWIKSLEPDIIFCFGWSSLIKKELLNLAPMGVVGYHPTALPLNRGRHPLIWALALGLKESASTFFFMEEGADDGDILSQKKFEILYEDDAQSIYNKVINISLRQIEEFLPELKNKTFIRKKQDHSLANIWKKRGKKDGIIDFRMNSDAIYNLVRALTKPYIGAHIEYKGKDVSIWKVEEIKYDKQNIENGKVLESDDNTIVIKTYDSAIKILEHEFEILPKVGEYL; encoded by the coding sequence ATGAAAATTTTATTTATCGGTACAGTTGAATTTTCGTTAAGAACTTTAGAAAAATTACTTTTTTTAAATTCTGAAATTGTTGGAGTTTGTACAAAAAGAACTTCAGCATTTAACAGTGATTATGCAAATTTGGCTCCTACATGTGTAGTAAATAATATCCCGTATATGTATATAGATGATATAAATGCAAAAGAGACTATCATTTGGATTAAATCTTTAGAGCCAGATATTATTTTTTGTTTTGGTTGGTCATCTCTAATCAAAAAAGAGTTATTAAATTTAGCTCCGATGGGTGTTGTTGGATATCATCCTACAGCTTTGCCTCTAAACAGAGGTCGTCATCCATTAATTTGGGCATTGGCTCTTGGTCTAAAAGAAAGTGCATCAACATTCTTTTTTATGGAAGAAGGTGCAGATGATGGAGATATATTGTCTCAAAAAAAGTTTGAAATACTATATGAAGATGATGCTCAAAGTATTTATAATAAAGTTATAAACATATCACTTAGACAAATTGAAGAATTCTTACCAGAACTCAAAAATAAAACATTTATAAGAAAAAAACAAGATCATAGTTTAGCTAATATATGGAAAAAAAGAGGCAAAAAAGATGGTATTATTGATTTTAGAATGAACAGTGATGCTATTTATAATTTAGTTAGAGCATTAACTAAACCATATATTGGCGCACACATAGAGTATAAAGGTAAAGATGTCTCTATTTGGAAAGTTGAAGAAATTAAATATGATAAACAAAATATTGAAAATGGAAAAGTACTTGAATCTGACGATAATACAATCGTAATAAAAACTTATGATTCAGCAATAAAAATTCTAGAACATGAATTTGAGATTTTGCCAAAAGTTGGAGAATATTTATGA